A single genomic interval of Stieleria maiorica harbors:
- a CDS encoding sugar nucleotide-binding protein, whose translation MILLLGGSGYVGSVFAKGLTQRGMAYRVVSRRQCDYTRRDQLVALIDDTRPSFLINAAGYTGKPNVEACEQHKAECLLGNAVLPGIVREACQIRGLPWGHVSSGCIYNGVRADESGFCETDPPNFCFRGPPCSFYSGSKALGEERLAGAEDVFVWRLRIPFSHRDGPRNYLSKLMRYDRLLDVTNSLADIDEFVDACLHCWLDRVPFGIYNIVNSGSVSTRDVVDLIRQRRITDRRFCFFRDEAEFMEATTGVPRSSCVLDNSKLVATGFPMREVGQAIDAALERWQPAA comes from the coding sequence ATGATTCTCTTGCTCGGTGGCAGCGGGTACGTGGGATCGGTGTTTGCCAAAGGATTGACGCAGCGGGGCATGGCTTACCGCGTGGTGTCGCGGCGACAGTGCGACTACACGCGGCGCGATCAGCTGGTCGCATTGATTGATGACACCCGACCGTCGTTTTTGATCAATGCCGCCGGCTACACGGGCAAGCCGAATGTGGAAGCCTGCGAACAGCACAAGGCGGAATGTTTGCTCGGAAACGCCGTCCTTCCGGGAATCGTCCGCGAGGCCTGCCAGATCCGAGGGCTCCCGTGGGGGCACGTCTCGTCGGGATGCATTTACAACGGCGTGCGCGCTGACGAATCCGGTTTTTGCGAAACCGATCCGCCCAACTTTTGCTTTCGCGGGCCGCCGTGCAGTTTTTATTCTGGCAGCAAGGCACTCGGTGAGGAACGTCTGGCCGGTGCGGAGGACGTGTTCGTGTGGCGGTTGCGAATCCCGTTCAGCCACCGCGACGGCCCACGCAACTACCTGTCAAAGTTGATGCGGTACGATCGCTTGCTCGACGTGACCAACTCGCTTGCCGATATCGATGAATTCGTCGACGCGTGTTTGCATTGCTGGCTCGATCGCGTCCCCTTCGGAATCTACAACATCGTCAACTCTGGCAGCGTCTCGACCCGCGACGTCGTCGATCTGATCCGCCAGCGACGAATCACCGATCGGCGATTTTGTTTCTTTCGTGACGAAGCCGAGTTCATGGAGGCGACGACGGGTGTCCCGCGGTCCAGTTGCGTGCTGGACAACTCAAAACTGGTGGCGACCGGTTTTCCGATGCGAGAGGTTGGCCAGGCGATCGATGCGGCGCTGGAACGCTGGCAGCCGGCCGCCTAA
- a CDS encoding Gfo/Idh/MocA family protein → MDRRQFAVTSASLLAAASAQSATAQDSPVSFPVAVIGHTGRGDYGHGLDTVWKRIPETPILAVADANASGRAKALKKLALDDHAGYADYREMLAKVSPSIVAVCPRHVDQHRDMILASIEAGAKGIYVEKPFVRTPREADEILAACAKHGAKVAVAHRNRYHPVLDVIADLIRQEQIGRVLEIRGRGKGDRRGGGEDLWVLGSHVLNMITALAGKPQSCSAVLLQDGRRVTKQDVREGAEGLGPLAGNELHARFLFDHGVTVYFDSIANDGTANHGFGLQIIGSKGTIAIYADRTPLAYLVPGNPFERHDSPSRWLPITSGGVDVPEPNPALIHRVQHHDVAASDLIQAIREDREPLCNAAEAAWTVEMICGVFESHRQHGAAVTFPLQQRDHPLLRL, encoded by the coding sequence ATGGATCGTCGTCAGTTTGCCGTCACCTCCGCCTCGCTGTTGGCCGCCGCGTCAGCGCAGTCAGCAACCGCCCAGGATTCGCCTGTGTCATTCCCGGTCGCGGTCATCGGACACACCGGTCGCGGCGACTACGGGCACGGCCTGGACACCGTTTGGAAACGCATTCCGGAAACCCCGATTCTTGCGGTGGCCGATGCGAATGCGAGCGGGCGAGCCAAAGCGCTGAAAAAACTCGCCCTGGACGATCACGCCGGCTACGCCGACTACCGAGAGATGTTGGCCAAGGTGTCACCGTCGATCGTTGCCGTCTGTCCACGTCACGTCGACCAGCACCGTGACATGATCCTGGCGTCGATCGAAGCAGGGGCGAAAGGCATCTACGTGGAAAAGCCCTTTGTCCGAACGCCACGCGAAGCCGACGAGATCTTGGCCGCCTGTGCCAAACACGGTGCGAAAGTGGCCGTCGCGCATCGCAATCGATACCACCCGGTGCTGGACGTGATCGCCGACTTGATCCGGCAGGAACAGATCGGTCGTGTGTTGGAGATCCGCGGCAGGGGCAAAGGTGACCGTCGCGGCGGTGGCGAAGACCTGTGGGTGCTCGGATCACACGTGCTGAACATGATCACCGCCCTGGCCGGAAAACCGCAATCGTGCTCTGCGGTTTTGCTGCAAGACGGTCGCCGGGTGACGAAGCAGGATGTCCGCGAGGGCGCCGAGGGCCTGGGGCCGCTGGCGGGCAATGAACTGCACGCCCGGTTTCTGTTTGATCATGGGGTGACCGTTTATTTCGATTCCATTGCCAACGACGGGACCGCCAATCATGGGTTTGGGTTGCAGATCATCGGCAGCAAGGGGACGATCGCCATCTACGCCGATCGCACTCCCCTGGCGTACCTGGTCCCGGGCAATCCCTTCGAGCGTCATGATTCGCCCTCGCGCTGGTTGCCGATCACCAGCGGTGGCGTCGATGTCCCGGAACCGAACCCGGCATTGATCCACCGCGTTCAGCATCATGACGTCGCAGCGTCGGATCTGATTCAAGCGATCCGAGAAGATCGGGAGCCCCTGTGCAATGCCGCCGAAGCCGCATGGACCGTCGAAATGATCTGCGGCGTGTTCGAATCACACCGCCAGCACGGCGCCGCGGTGACGTTTCCGCTTCAACAGCGGGACCATCCGTTGTTGCGGCTGTGA
- a CDS encoding BON domain-containing protein, with protein MKKTIEVKTDAHLQRDVLDELEWEPSVDAAQIGVTARDSVVTLTGHVPVYSLKHTAEEVAKRVHGVRAVANEIEVRPSDTQVRDDAEIAAAAVHALQWDSEVPESGLRLSVEDGWIKVSGAVEHRYQKAAVDRVLRHLRGVQRITNDVGVAPPQATSGIKETIESAFRRSAMLNARALTVEVEDSTVTITGDVHSLSELAEVERTAWSAGGVHTVQNCVTITPWGAGPAEEWGY; from the coding sequence ATGAAAAAGACCATCGAAGTGAAAACGGACGCGCATCTGCAGCGTGACGTGTTGGACGAACTGGAATGGGAACCGAGTGTCGATGCCGCACAGATCGGTGTGACCGCACGGGACTCAGTGGTGACGTTGACCGGTCACGTCCCGGTGTACTCGTTGAAACATACCGCCGAAGAAGTCGCCAAACGGGTCCACGGCGTGCGGGCGGTTGCCAACGAAATCGAAGTGCGGCCGTCGGACACGCAGGTTCGCGATGACGCGGAGATCGCCGCCGCGGCGGTTCATGCCCTGCAGTGGGACAGCGAAGTGCCCGAATCGGGGCTCCGACTGTCCGTCGAAGACGGCTGGATCAAGGTCTCCGGGGCGGTCGAGCATCGCTACCAAAAAGCAGCCGTCGATCGTGTCCTGCGACACCTCCGTGGCGTTCAGCGGATCACCAATGATGTTGGTGTCGCCCCGCCTCAAGCGACCAGCGGGATCAAAGAAACTATCGAATCGGCCTTCCGCCGCAGCGCCATGCTGAACGCCCGAGCCTTGACGGTGGAAGTCGAAGATTCGACCGTGACCATCACCGGCGACGTCCACTCCCTGAGCGAACTTGCGGAAGTCGAGCGGACGGCGTGGTCCGCCGGTGGTGTCCACACGGTGCAGAATTGCGTCACCATCACGCCCTGGGGAGCGGGACCTGCGGAAGAGTGGGGATACTGA
- a CDS encoding efflux RND transporter permease subunit, with protein MRLTLFHRSLIALACILVAAPLVVVGAGRSLESMYNSPVMWIPPESEERRQFFDFVNDFRTPDVILVSWQGCTVDDERLDRFAVTLARADGGHAGVHSEALFDRVLTGRSSLESLQSPPLELSRRQAIERLRGSLIGPGDVSCAIAVLTVKGAVRRDEAIAMIRSVLQDELGLSAQQSHIGGAPVIGKAIDDASVHSMLWLSLPSTAVIVLLCCLFLRSWRMILLVLGVGFFGEQLAISLVDLTGNTMNAVFVVMSPLVFVLSASTGIHLCNYYRDEVDARGRAGASERMLRIGWKPCLLSATTTAAGLLSLLVSEITAVRQFAMISAGCVLLTTLLMLLTLPGVLQRWPPGTRVRSGWTGNWLSRLASVVNRRRSLIAFVGLSLMTVAALGLGRLRTTVQVFDLLTADHPVIQDHRWLESQVVPLVPVETVVRFDAASPLTLFDRLRLVRQIHASAASQPPARGATSALTFLPSLPTSNSVRASMQRSVIAERFQRDRVSLAELGYLRETPETQSWRITTRVPAFEQVDASAYLSDLTAAHEAVIDRGLARRDDVSVTVTGVMPVIEGAQQMLLKDLIGSFFTAMLVIAAVIIIALRSIRLGLLAMIPNVFPIFVLFGGMGWMDRPLDIGVMMTASVALGIAVDDTVHFLLYWRRELSGDTAPAVAVARTMTHCGNAITQTTVVCGLGLLVFAWSDFEPTRRFAWMMFLLLSAALVADLVLLPALLCGRQAKTGKRMAE; from the coding sequence ATGCGTTTGACCCTTTTTCATCGCAGTCTGATCGCGCTGGCATGCATCCTGGTCGCCGCACCACTGGTCGTCGTGGGAGCCGGCCGCAGCTTGGAATCGATGTACAACTCGCCGGTGATGTGGATCCCGCCGGAGAGCGAGGAGCGACGCCAGTTTTTCGACTTCGTCAACGACTTCCGTACGCCCGATGTGATTTTGGTTTCCTGGCAGGGGTGTACGGTCGATGACGAGCGGTTGGATCGGTTTGCTGTGACGCTCGCTCGCGCCGACGGCGGGCACGCCGGTGTCCATTCGGAAGCCCTGTTTGACCGAGTGTTGACCGGCCGGTCGTCTCTCGAGTCGCTTCAGTCGCCGCCGTTGGAACTGAGTCGTCGACAAGCGATCGAGCGACTCCGCGGATCGCTGATCGGCCCCGGCGATGTCAGTTGCGCGATCGCGGTGCTGACGGTCAAGGGGGCGGTCCGCCGCGACGAGGCCATTGCGATGATCCGGTCCGTGTTGCAGGACGAACTCGGACTCTCTGCCCAGCAGTCCCACATCGGGGGGGCGCCGGTGATCGGCAAAGCGATTGACGATGCGAGCGTGCATTCGATGCTTTGGCTTTCGCTTCCGTCGACCGCCGTGATCGTGCTGCTGTGCTGTCTGTTCCTCCGCTCGTGGCGGATGATTTTGCTGGTCTTGGGCGTCGGGTTCTTTGGGGAGCAGCTGGCGATCTCGCTGGTCGACCTGACCGGCAACACCATGAACGCCGTGTTCGTGGTGATGTCGCCGCTGGTGTTCGTCTTGTCCGCGTCGACGGGCATTCATCTGTGCAATTATTACCGCGACGAAGTCGACGCGCGCGGGCGCGCGGGGGCGTCCGAGCGGATGTTGCGCATCGGCTGGAAACCGTGCCTGTTGTCGGCGACGACGACGGCCGCCGGGCTGCTTTCGTTGTTGGTCAGCGAGATCACGGCGGTGCGGCAATTTGCGATGATCTCAGCCGGTTGTGTGTTGCTGACCACCTTGTTGATGTTGCTGACGCTTCCCGGCGTGCTGCAACGTTGGCCGCCTGGAACGCGTGTCCGGTCCGGATGGACGGGGAATTGGCTTTCCCGGTTGGCGTCGGTGGTGAACCGTCGCCGGTCGCTGATTGCCTTCGTCGGCCTGTCGCTCATGACCGTCGCGGCGCTCGGTCTTGGTCGATTGAGAACCACGGTCCAGGTGTTCGATTTGCTGACGGCCGACCATCCGGTCATCCAAGACCATCGCTGGCTGGAATCACAGGTGGTCCCGTTGGTCCCGGTGGAAACGGTCGTGCGATTTGACGCCGCGTCGCCGTTGACGCTGTTTGATCGACTGCGGTTGGTCCGCCAGATCCATGCCTCCGCGGCCAGCCAACCGCCGGCTCGTGGCGCGACGTCGGCGCTGACGTTTCTACCATCGTTGCCGACCTCCAACAGCGTGCGTGCTTCGATGCAGCGGAGTGTGATCGCCGAGCGGTTCCAGAGGGACCGTGTTTCCCTGGCAGAACTAGGGTACTTGCGTGAAACGCCCGAGACGCAATCGTGGCGGATCACCACGCGTGTGCCCGCGTTTGAACAGGTCGACGCTTCGGCCTACCTGTCTGATTTGACCGCCGCCCACGAAGCGGTCATTGATCGGGGATTGGCCCGCCGGGACGATGTCTCAGTGACGGTGACGGGCGTGATGCCGGTCATCGAAGGGGCTCAGCAGATGTTGCTCAAGGATCTGATCGGCAGCTTTTTCACCGCGATGTTGGTCATCGCCGCGGTCATCATCATCGCGCTTCGCAGTATTCGTCTGGGGCTACTTGCCATGATTCCCAACGTGTTCCCGATTTTCGTGCTGTTCGGAGGGATGGGATGGATGGACCGGCCGCTGGATATCGGCGTGATGATGACGGCCAGCGTGGCGTTGGGGATCGCGGTGGATGACACGGTCCATTTCCTGCTTTATTGGCGCCGAGAGCTTTCCGGCGACACCGCACCGGCCGTTGCGGTCGCCAGGACGATGACGCACTGTGGAAACGCGATCACACAAACCACGGTCGTTTGTGGCTTGGGGTTGCTGGTATTCGCGTGGAGCGATTTTGAACCGACGCGTCGATTCGCTTGGATGATGTTCTTGCTGCTGTCGGCGGCGCTGGTTGCCGACCTGGTGTTGTTGCCGGCGCTGCTTTGCGGGCGGCAGGCGAAAACGGGGAAAAGGATGGCAGAATGA
- a CDS encoding RNase H family protein — protein MLRFSSTALTQLPTDALVVDIHCIAGEPTEAMRRCAAAFADLMPAYQHFFDSGDIRPGEVLVVPPTTERPTALFLAPSRVHPQSELRTRDFKTLSKAILDETLRRGFHSLAFLPFEVGRGMDAIEIRRELLYSFARSPELELIYLPQNNDSDPTGRVSIFTDGGAEKEGGKGGYGVVLRFGDHHKELSGGFQQTTVDRMELMAAVVGLEALKRPCRVRLHSDSRYLVDTVNTGLLFRRASAKWKGKRSRAVDLWERFLKQYLKHDIEVIWIKGHSGIKDNDRCDQLAGEARQSTSLAIDDGFRSQQARSQQARSQQPRSQQAQRKTEPVVATARVAPPPTNAVATSVGKPKKSGDPCRACGHPLEKRIPKKHKANAAYHFAWYLFCTNCKRFYHVEEAKIAAGEGHKTL, from the coding sequence ATGCTCCGATTCTCCAGCACTGCATTGACGCAACTGCCGACGGACGCGTTGGTGGTGGACATCCATTGCATCGCCGGGGAACCGACCGAGGCGATGCGTCGGTGTGCGGCGGCATTCGCGGATCTGATGCCGGCCTACCAGCATTTTTTCGATTCCGGCGACATTCGTCCGGGCGAGGTCTTGGTCGTGCCGCCGACGACCGAGCGTCCCACGGCCCTGTTCCTGGCCCCCTCGCGGGTCCATCCCCAGAGCGAGCTGCGGACCCGAGACTTCAAGACGCTCTCCAAGGCCATTCTGGACGAAACGCTGCGGCGCGGATTTCATTCGTTGGCCTTTTTGCCGTTTGAAGTCGGCCGCGGCATGGATGCGATCGAGATCCGCCGCGAGTTGCTTTACTCGTTCGCGCGGTCCCCCGAACTGGAACTCATCTACCTGCCCCAAAACAACGACAGCGACCCGACCGGCCGCGTGTCGATCTTTACCGATGGCGGTGCGGAAAAGGAAGGCGGAAAGGGGGGCTACGGCGTCGTGCTGCGATTCGGCGACCACCACAAAGAACTCAGCGGCGGGTTTCAGCAAACGACTGTCGATCGGATGGAATTGATGGCCGCTGTCGTCGGGCTCGAAGCACTCAAGCGCCCCTGTCGCGTTCGGCTGCATAGCGATTCACGCTACCTGGTCGACACCGTCAACACCGGACTGTTGTTCCGCCGCGCCTCGGCGAAATGGAAAGGAAAACGATCACGTGCCGTCGATCTGTGGGAACGGTTTCTCAAACAATACCTCAAGCACGACATCGAGGTGATTTGGATCAAGGGACATTCGGGGATCAAAGACAACGACCGCTGTGATCAGCTGGCCGGTGAAGCGCGACAATCGACCTCACTGGCGATCGACGACGGATTTCGATCGCAACAGGCGCGATCACAACAGGCCCGATCGCAGCAACCCCGGTCCCAACAAGCCCAACGGAAAACCGAACCCGTCGTGGCCACCGCCCGCGTCGCCCCGCCTCCGACGAACGCTGTTGCGACGTCGGTCGGTAAGCCCAAAAAGTCTGGCGATCCCTGCCGAGCCTGCGGGCACCCGTTGGAAAAACGCATCCCAAAGAAACACAAAGCGAACGCGGCGTACCACTTCGCCTGGTATCTGTTCTGCACCAACTGCAAGCGTTTTTACCACGTCGAAGAGGCGAAGATCGCGGCCGGCGAAGGCCACAAAACGCTATGA
- a CDS encoding potassium channel family protein: MNGSTSINKMRLGMAVLAGTCLIAVTGYVIAGWSLLDAVYMVAITIFGVGYGEVRPVVDPGLKLFTLVVVVAGCSSGIYVLGGFVQMIAEGEIQRALGARRMSRGIEQTRDHAIICGYGRVGRSLVAELREAGIDLVVVDRDSERLAEAERDGILVVSGDASEEDILRRAGISRASVLASVLPGDAENVFVTLTARELNETIQIIARGESEATERKLIRSGADRVVLPTMIGASKIAQLISCPTVETLVSDAKAFSRMNQDLEAFGLGMMEIPIGAQSVLVGCTIKDIELTGDGGNVVVAINRAEGEVIRNPKMEDVVGAGDRLIVLSHKEDLPAVTRRAAQKTEQMSYRGSKY, encoded by the coding sequence ATGAATGGGTCCACCTCGATCAACAAGATGCGACTGGGCATGGCTGTCCTGGCCGGCACCTGTCTGATCGCGGTGACGGGCTATGTGATCGCCGGTTGGTCGCTGTTGGACGCGGTGTACATGGTGGCGATCACCATCTTTGGCGTCGGCTATGGCGAAGTCCGCCCGGTCGTTGATCCGGGGTTGAAACTGTTTACGCTGGTGGTCGTGGTGGCCGGGTGCAGCAGCGGCATCTATGTCCTGGGCGGATTCGTTCAGATGATTGCCGAGGGGGAGATCCAACGTGCTTTGGGAGCGAGACGAATGAGCCGTGGTATCGAACAGACCCGGGATCATGCCATCATCTGCGGATACGGACGCGTCGGACGCAGTCTGGTCGCCGAGCTGCGCGAGGCCGGCATCGATCTGGTCGTCGTCGACCGCGACAGCGAACGGCTGGCCGAGGCGGAGCGAGACGGCATCCTGGTCGTCTCCGGCGATGCGTCCGAGGAAGATATCTTGCGACGCGCAGGGATCAGCCGTGCCAGCGTGCTCGCCTCGGTGCTGCCCGGTGACGCGGAGAACGTGTTCGTCACGTTGACCGCGCGCGAGCTGAACGAAACGATCCAAATCATCGCGCGTGGGGAATCCGAAGCGACCGAACGCAAGTTGATCCGCAGCGGTGCCGATCGGGTCGTCCTGCCGACGATGATCGGGGCCTCCAAAATCGCACAGCTGATCTCGTGCCCGACGGTCGAGACGCTCGTCAGCGATGCCAAAGCGTTTTCGCGGATGAACCAGGACCTGGAAGCCTTCGGGTTGGGGATGATGGAGATCCCGATCGGCGCCCAGTCGGTGTTGGTCGGTTGCACCATCAAAGACATCGAACTGACCGGCGATGGCGGGAACGTCGTCGTCGCGATCAATCGCGCCGAAGGCGAAGTGATCCGCAACCCGAAAATGGAAGACGTCGTCGGCGCCGGCGACCGGCTGATTGTGCTGTCGCACAAAGAAGATCTTCCCGCCGTCACCCGTCGCGCTGCTCAGAAAACCGAGCAGATGTCGTATCGCGGCAGCAAATATTGA
- a CDS encoding glycosyltransferase, translating to MHVLFVHQNFPAQFGQIANHLVQRHGWQCTFASRHGGEIEGIGRVLYEPQSGARAETNYCSRTFENQVWDSTALYDALRRRPDVKPDLIVGHSGMVSTLYLRELYDVPIINYFEFFYRTHNSDIDFRVDLPPCDTRTLLRARTRNAMLLLDLENCDAGYAPTAFQKAQLPAEFQPKVRTIFDGIDTDFWKPVENPSRRIGGVEIPPDHHVLTYVSRGMESMRGFDIMMRIADRVCQTRSDVTVLVVGEDRIAYGGDARFTGGKTFKQWFLDRHAIDLSRIHFLGRVRPSDLVQVFSLSDVHLYLTVPFTLSWSLLNAMSCGALAIGSETAPVQELIEEGKNGLLVDFFAIDRWVERVLEVLEDPSAFDPLRRAARQTILDSYTLPRCLDKMLDLYRQVGVGVDANPGARP from the coding sequence ATGCACGTTCTATTCGTCCATCAGAACTTTCCCGCCCAATTCGGTCAAATCGCGAACCATTTGGTGCAGCGGCACGGCTGGCAATGCACGTTCGCATCGCGGCACGGAGGCGAAATCGAAGGCATCGGCCGGGTGCTGTACGAGCCGCAGAGCGGGGCTCGTGCGGAGACGAATTATTGCAGTCGGACCTTCGAGAATCAGGTCTGGGATTCGACGGCCCTGTATGACGCGCTGCGCCGCCGCCCCGATGTTAAACCCGATCTGATTGTCGGGCACAGCGGAATGGTGTCCACACTGTACCTGCGTGAGCTGTATGACGTGCCGATCATCAACTACTTTGAATTCTTCTATCGCACGCACAACAGTGACATCGACTTTCGAGTGGATCTTCCGCCCTGCGACACACGCACGCTGCTGAGGGCGCGCACGCGAAATGCGATGCTGTTGCTGGACCTGGAAAACTGTGACGCCGGATATGCGCCCACCGCGTTTCAAAAGGCTCAATTGCCGGCGGAGTTTCAGCCCAAGGTGCGAACGATCTTTGACGGGATCGATACAGATTTCTGGAAACCTGTGGAAAATCCGTCACGGCGGATCGGCGGGGTCGAGATTCCGCCGGACCATCACGTGTTGACCTACGTCAGTCGCGGTATGGAGTCGATGCGTGGGTTCGACATCATGATGCGAATCGCCGACCGAGTGTGCCAGACGCGATCGGATGTGACCGTGCTGGTCGTCGGCGAGGACCGCATCGCCTACGGGGGAGACGCCAGATTCACCGGCGGCAAGACATTCAAACAATGGTTTCTCGACCGGCATGCGATCGACCTGTCACGCATTCATTTCCTCGGGCGTGTTCGTCCGTCCGATCTGGTGCAGGTGTTTTCCCTCTCGGATGTTCATTTGTACCTGACGGTGCCGTTTACATTGAGCTGGTCGTTGCTCAACGCGATGAGTTGTGGGGCGCTGGCGATCGGTAGCGAGACGGCACCGGTCCAAGAGTTGATCGAGGAGGGGAAGAACGGACTGTTGGTCGACTTTTTCGCGATCGACCGCTGGGTGGAACGTGTGCTGGAAGTGCTGGAGGATCCGTCCGCATTTGATCCGCTGCGCCGAGCGGCTCGGCAAACCATTTTGGATTCCTACACGTTACCCAGGTGTTTGGACAAGATGCTGGATCTCTATCGCCAGGTTGGGGTGGGCGTCGACGCGAACCCGGGTGCGCGCCCATGA
- a CDS encoding 3-deoxy-7-phosphoheptulonate synthase — MTQNTQAFAVDDLRIGAIKQLMPPQELMQEIPADENIAETVFNARTGIQRILAEQDDRLVVVIGPCSIHDPDAALEYARRLAVEQKKHEDQLLIVMRVYFEKPRTTVGWKGLINDPGLDDSFEINRGLRTARGLLRDINAMGLPTGTEFLDLISPQYVADLVGWGAIGARTTESQGHRELASGLSCPVGFKNGTSGNVQIAVDAICSARQPHHFLSVTKEGTSAIFATAGNSDCHIIMRGGIHTNYDAASVDEASALLTQAGLPARIMIDCSHANSRKITKRQRYVCRDVCSQLSDGDLRIMGVMIESNLLEGKQSLTDGELVPGLSITDACIGWDESVTLLQDLSDAVVARRNA; from the coding sequence ATGACACAAAACACCCAAGCGTTCGCCGTTGACGACTTACGGATCGGCGCGATCAAGCAACTGATGCCGCCGCAGGAATTGATGCAGGAGATCCCGGCGGACGAAAACATCGCGGAAACGGTGTTCAATGCCCGAACCGGTATCCAGCGGATCCTGGCCGAACAAGACGATCGCCTGGTGGTCGTGATCGGCCCCTGTTCGATCCATGATCCCGACGCGGCACTGGAATACGCGCGGCGTCTGGCCGTCGAACAGAAAAAGCACGAAGACCAGTTGCTGATCGTGATGCGGGTGTACTTCGAAAAACCACGCACGACGGTCGGCTGGAAAGGACTGATCAACGACCCGGGGCTGGACGACAGTTTTGAGATCAATCGCGGGCTGCGGACCGCACGGGGACTGCTTCGCGACATCAATGCGATGGGGCTGCCGACGGGAACCGAATTCCTGGACCTGATCAGCCCGCAGTACGTGGCCGACCTGGTGGGCTGGGGAGCGATCGGTGCCCGCACAACCGAAAGCCAAGGGCATCGCGAACTCGCCTCCGGCTTGTCCTGTCCGGTCGGGTTCAAAAACGGCACCTCGGGCAACGTCCAGATCGCCGTCGATGCGATTTGCAGTGCCCGACAACCGCACCACTTCCTGTCGGTGACCAAAGAGGGCACGTCGGCCATTTTCGCAACCGCGGGTAACAGCGATTGTCACATCATCATGCGTGGCGGCATCCACACCAACTACGACGCGGCCAGCGTGGACGAGGCATCCGCCTTGTTGACTCAAGCCGGGCTGCCGGCACGGATCATGATCGATTGCAGCCACGCCAACAGCCGCAAGATCACCAAACGCCAACGCTATGTCTGTCGTGACGTGTGCAGCCAGCTCAGTGACGGCGATCTGCGGATCATGGGCGTGATGATCGAAAGTAACTTGCTCGAAGGCAAACAGAGCCTGACCGACGGCGAGCTGGTGCCGGGATTGAGCATCACCGATGCCTGCATCGGCTGGGACGAAAGTGTGACCCTGCTGCAAGACCTCAGCGACGCCGTCGTCGCACGACGAAACGCCTAG